A window of Natronoarchaeum philippinense contains these coding sequences:
- a CDS encoding NAD(P)/FAD-dependent oxidoreductase: MAGDVRDLVIAGSGVAGLSAAIYAARADLDPLVLEGDEPGGQLTLTTDVENYLGFPEGVGGMELIQNGKEQAERFGAEFRHGSIEAADLGNQPKRLSLSTGETIRTRALIVATGASARWVGADGEDELMGYGLSTCATCDGAFHRGDDVLVVGGGDSAMEEATFLAKFADSVTVVHRREELRASEIMADRAREHEDIEFAWNTELVELQGSQDEGVTGATLVSHPDGYPREKHAAGEDVTVEEVDVGGVFYAIGHEPNTGFLRETAVDLDGEGYVVPAPADEQWATTETGVDGVFAAGDVMDTEYQQAVTAAGTGSMAALDAEEWLEADDAVAATPMPASPEP; encoded by the coding sequence ATGGCCGGTGACGTGCGCGACCTCGTGATCGCCGGCTCGGGCGTCGCCGGGCTGTCGGCCGCGATCTATGCCGCCCGCGCCGATCTCGATCCCCTCGTACTGGAGGGCGACGAGCCCGGCGGCCAGCTGACGCTGACGACCGATGTCGAGAACTACCTCGGCTTTCCCGAGGGCGTCGGCGGGATGGAGCTGATCCAGAACGGCAAAGAGCAGGCCGAGCGCTTCGGCGCCGAGTTCCGCCACGGCAGCATCGAGGCGGCCGACCTCGGCAACCAGCCCAAGCGACTCTCCCTGTCGACCGGCGAGACGATCCGAACGCGCGCGTTGATCGTCGCCACCGGCGCCAGCGCGCGCTGGGTCGGCGCGGATGGCGAGGACGAACTGATGGGCTACGGCCTCTCGACGTGTGCTACCTGCGACGGGGCGTTCCACCGCGGCGACGACGTGCTGGTCGTCGGCGGCGGCGACTCCGCGATGGAAGAGGCGACCTTCCTCGCCAAGTTCGCCGACTCGGTGACGGTCGTCCACCGGCGCGAGGAGCTTCGGGCCTCCGAGATCATGGCCGACCGCGCCCGCGAGCACGAGGACATCGAGTTCGCGTGGAACACCGAACTCGTCGAACTGCAGGGCTCCCAAGACGAGGGCGTCACCGGCGCGACGCTCGTCTCCCACCCCGATGGCTACCCCCGAGAGAAGCACGCGGCCGGCGAGGACGTGACCGTCGAGGAAGTCGATGTCGGCGGCGTGTTCTACGCCATCGGCCACGAGCCAAACACCGGCTTCCTCCGCGAGACGGCCGTCGACCTCGACGGCGAGGGGTACGTGGTGCCCGCGCCCGCCGACGAACAGTGGGCGACGACCGAGACCGGCGTCGACGGCGTCTTCGCCGCCGGCGACGTGATGGACACCGAGTACCAGCAGGCCGTCACCGCCGCCGGCACGGGAAGCATGGCCGCGTTAGACGCCGAAGAGTGGCTCGAAGCCGACGACGCCGTCGCGGCGACGCCGATGCCCGCCTCGCCCGAACCCTGA
- a CDS encoding sulfite exporter TauE/SafE family protein codes for MSAPESTVDIEQFVSNVRQFQYREVMMVAASLAVIAGSVVFFPGMDNLGKGVQSDVSLGLLGLFVGVAILAGVVKGMVGFGYALITTPIFASVIDPTFAVVVLAIPPWMLNMFQIGETDTGLTFVREEWPLLALSAIGTVVGVFALARLNTGPIVPFLIGLVIFGYVVFQLVQDFVAVEETHNPLALGVAGLLEGFLLAVANLGPLLPAYFHTFERDTERYIGGLSMVLGTIFTIRIVQMALFTDLLTTYRLWLGSVIAVVTIVGLLLGTYLRRLEFDERKFNWFVVALLFVISLNIFRNTIPALFL; via the coding sequence ATGAGTGCGCCAGAGTCTACCGTCGATATCGAACAGTTCGTCTCGAACGTCCGGCAGTTCCAGTACCGCGAGGTGATGATGGTCGCCGCGAGTCTGGCCGTCATCGCCGGCTCGGTCGTCTTCTTCCCGGGGATGGACAACCTCGGCAAGGGCGTCCAGTCCGACGTGTCGCTGGGGCTGCTCGGGCTGTTCGTCGGCGTGGCGATCCTCGCCGGGGTCGTCAAGGGAATGGTCGGCTTCGGCTACGCGCTGATCACGACGCCGATCTTCGCGTCGGTGATCGACCCGACGTTCGCCGTCGTCGTGCTTGCGATCCCGCCGTGGATGCTGAACATGTTCCAGATCGGCGAGACCGACACCGGTCTCACGTTCGTCCGCGAGGAGTGGCCGCTGCTGGCGCTGTCGGCCATCGGCACCGTCGTCGGCGTCTTCGCGCTCGCCAGATTAAACACCGGCCCGATCGTGCCGTTCCTCATCGGGCTGGTTATCTTCGGCTACGTCGTCTTTCAGCTCGTACAGGACTTCGTCGCCGTCGAGGAGACCCACAACCCGCTCGCGCTCGGCGTCGCCGGGCTGTTGGAGGGGTTCTTGCTCGCGGTCGCCAACCTCGGTCCGCTGCTGCCGGCGTACTTCCACACGTTCGAGCGCGACACCGAGCGATACATCGGCGGGCTCTCGATGGTGCTGGGAACGATCTTCACCATCCGCATCGTGCAGATGGCGCTGTTTACCGACCTGCTGACGACCTACCGGCTCTGGCTCGGCTCGGTGATCGCGGTCGTCACGATCGTCGGCCTGCTGCTCGGTACCTACCTTCGCCGACTGGAGTTCGACGAGCGCAAATTCAACTGGTTCGTCGTCGCGCTACTCTTTGTCATCTCGCTCAACATCTTCCGGAACACGATCCCGGCGCTGTTCCTCTGA
- a CDS encoding universal stress protein, producing the protein MYDRILVPTDGSEHARRAAAHAESLASAFDATLHIVSVVDLQAAAGPFDAGGLEPEFVERLDANGRELVESTVDALDGSADVHTEIVRGRPADSILEYAADNGVGLIAMGTHGRSGIRRYVAGSVAESVVRRADVPVFTVRATDRSRLDDGYDDVLVPTDGSEHALAAAEHAVALAGASGARIHALNVVDVGVASSSPDLTPPTTLLDQLRDAGERATDAVAERADEAGLDAETEVREGFPAQTVVEYADEADIDLIAMGTAGRSGIGRHLVGSTAAKVIRRAEMPVLSTTAGDRSPDA; encoded by the coding sequence ATGTACGATCGAATCCTCGTCCCGACCGACGGCAGCGAGCACGCCCGCCGGGCGGCGGCACACGCCGAGTCGCTCGCGTCGGCGTTCGACGCGACGCTGCACATCGTTTCCGTAGTCGATCTGCAGGCGGCGGCCGGACCGTTCGACGCCGGCGGACTCGAACCCGAGTTCGTCGAGCGTCTCGACGCGAACGGTCGAGAGCTCGTCGAGTCGACCGTCGACGCTCTCGACGGCTCGGCGGACGTTCACACTGAGATCGTCAGGGGTCGGCCGGCCGACTCGATCCTCGAGTACGCCGCGGACAACGGCGTCGGTCTGATCGCCATGGGCACGCACGGTCGGTCGGGAATCCGGCGCTACGTCGCCGGCAGCGTCGCCGAGAGCGTCGTTCGACGGGCCGACGTGCCGGTGTTCACCGTTCGGGCGACCGATCGGAGCCGGCTCGACGACGGGTACGACGACGTGCTCGTTCCCACGGACGGCAGCGAACACGCGCTGGCGGCCGCCGAGCACGCTGTCGCTCTCGCCGGCGCCAGCGGCGCACGTATCCACGCGCTCAACGTCGTCGATGTCGGCGTCGCGTCGTCCTCGCCCGACCTGACGCCCCCGACGACGCTGCTCGATCAACTACGCGACGCCGGCGAGCGAGCGACGGACGCGGTCGCCGAGCGCGCCGACGAGGCCGGCCTCGACGCCGAGACGGAGGTCCGGGAAGGGTTCCCCGCCCAGACCGTCGTGGAGTACGCCGACGAGGCAGACATCGACCTGATTGCGATGGGGACTGCCGGGCGCTCCGGAATCGGGCGGCATCTCGTCGGCAGCACCGCCGCGAAGGTGATCCGCCGGGCCGAGATGCCGGTCCTCTCGACGACTGCGGGCGACCGCTCGCCCGACGCCTGA
- a CDS encoding VIT1/CCC1 transporter family protein, whose product MSFQRRLRQALGDEEVRSIARRYFVSNGFDGTLTCIGIVVGAVLSGVTEGATVVKIGLGAAVGLGTSAIWSVWEIERAETRAEILRIERAMLTDLDDTRVHRDQQSARVVHAAMSGLGPLIGILIPLVPFLFVDAGLTIVTAALVSIALGIAILGTFGAYMGSISGQRWYVAAGRMALAGLVVAIVNVFLPG is encoded by the coding sequence ATGTCGTTCCAGCGGCGTCTCAGACAGGCGCTCGGCGACGAGGAGGTCCGGTCGATCGCGCGACGCTACTTCGTCTCGAACGGGTTCGACGGCACGCTCACCTGCATCGGCATCGTCGTCGGGGCGGTGCTCTCGGGGGTCACCGAGGGTGCGACGGTCGTCAAGATCGGGCTGGGCGCCGCGGTCGGGCTGGGAACGTCGGCGATCTGGAGCGTCTGGGAGATCGAACGCGCCGAGACGCGCGCCGAGATCCTGCGCATCGAGCGGGCGATGCTGACCGATCTGGACGACACACGGGTCCATCGCGACCAACAGAGCGCGCGGGTCGTCCACGCCGCGATGAGCGGTTTGGGACCGCTGATCGGTATTCTCATCCCGCTCGTGCCGTTCCTGTTCGTCGACGCCGGGCTGACGATCGTCACGGCGGCGCTGGTATCGATCGCGCTCGGCATCGCCATTCTGGGCACGTTCGGTGCGTACATGGGCTCGATCTCCGGGCAGCGGTGGTACGTCGCCGCGGGCCGGATGGCGCTGGCCGGGCTCGTCGTCGCCATCGTCAACGTGTTCTTGCCGGGGTGA